AAGAAGCGCGAAGGCCGGCCGAACATGTGCCTGGCCGATTTCGTCGATCGCCAGAACGACTGGATTGGCGGCTTTGCGGTCGGCATCCACGGCATCGATCCGCACATCCTACGTCGGATCTTTGATCCTTTTTTTACCACCAAAGACGTTGGTGAAGGGACTGGGCTTGGTCTCAGCATCTCTTATTCGACTATCAAGAGCCATGGAGGTGATATTGTCGTTACCTCAGAGGAAGGGAGCGGAAGTACCTTTGAAATTGTATTGCCGGTTGCGGCCGACAGATAGGGAGGACGCGATGAGGAGGTATCTTAAGCGGTGGTTTTTGTTGATTGTGGCGGTTGGTCTG
The nucleotide sequence above comes from Desulfobulbaceae bacterium. Encoded proteins:
- a CDS encoding hybrid sensor histidine kinase/response regulator, encoding KKREGRPNMCLADFVDRQNDWIGGFAVGIHGIDPHILRRIFDPFFTTKDVGEGTGLGLSISYSTIKSHGGDIVVTSEEGSGSTFEIVLPVAADR